One segment of Toxotes jaculatrix isolate fToxJac2 chromosome 8, fToxJac2.pri, whole genome shotgun sequence DNA contains the following:
- the LOC121186469 gene encoding oxidized low-density lipoprotein receptor 1-like — MYMLIGVSFGLLCIIQCALNVSLRLQAAGFSNRSDNMACNFTLSADDIGVLILERDRLLQDIDQLNQDKDKLLQEKNQLLQDKDQLNQDKTKLVQEKNQLLQDKDQLNQDKTKLVQEKNQLLQDKDQLNRDKNKLVKEKNRLAKDNKELQVANSQLTEEKNILNEKVIRQQNQISELQSKLRTAEGNSGSCPREWKPYKSSCYQLSSMASTWENARDDCRRKGAHLVILNDNKEEDFVSSLGSVKVWMGLSGQYDPFSWTRTWTWTWTDGSLCSAHCDHLQPLLSSCSCVYLDQNYPLLSTWVARDCNRQHFWVCEKECSRPQ, encoded by the exons ATGTACATGCTGATTGGCGTCAGCTTCGGCCTGCTGTGCATCATACAGTGCGCGCTCAATGTTTCTCTTCGGCTACAGGCTG CTGGGTTTTCTAACAGGTCAGACAACATGGCTTGCAACTTCACCCTATCAGCTGATGACATTGGAGTCCTGATTTTAGAGAGGGACCGACTGCTTCAAGATATAGATCAACTGAATCAAGATAAAGACAAACTGCTTCAAGAGAAAAACCAGCTCCTTCAAGATAAAGACCAACTGAATCAGGATAAAACCAAACTGGTTCAAGAGAAAAACCAGCTCCTTCAAGATAAAGACCAACTGAATCAGGATAAAACCAAACTGGTTCAAGAGAAAAACCAGCTCCTTCAAGATAAAGACCAACTAAATcgagataaaaacaaactggtTAAAGAGAAAAATCGACTGgcaaaagacaacaaagagCTACAGGTCGCAAACAGTCAACtgactgaagagaaaaacatattaaatgAGAAAGTCATCAGACAACAAAATCAGATATCAGAACTTCAGTCAAAACTAAGAACAG CAGAAGGAAACTCCGGGAGCTGTCCCCGGGAGTGGAAGCCATACAAGTCCAGCTGTTACCAGCTTTCATCTATGGCAAGCACCTGGGAGAATGCCAGAGATGACTGTAGGAGAAAAGGAGCTCATTTGGTGATTTTGAATGATAACAAGGAAGAG GATTTTGTCAGTAGTCTTGGAAGTGTCAAAGTGTGGATGGGCTTGAGCGGTCAGTATGACCCATTCTCTTGGACACggacatggacatggacatggacgGATGGAAGCCTGTGTTCTGC gcACTGCGATCATCTGCAGCCTCTCCTCTCGTCTTGCAGTTGTGTATATCTTGATCAAAACTACCCCCTGTTGAGCACCTGGGTCGCTCGGGATTGTAACAGACAACACTTTTGGGTATGTGAGAAGGAGTGTTCCAGACCTCAGTAA